Proteins co-encoded in one Spirosoma endbachense genomic window:
- a CDS encoding SusC/RagA family TonB-linked outer membrane protein — protein MNKKNYLFTLVAMLMTVQFALAQRTITGSVFDAKTREPLIGANIVIPGTSTGTVADTKGTFSISVPSSASSVQVSFIGYDAQEVSVKGVSVINVALVAGGQLAEVVVLGYTTARKEDLTGAVAVVEVAATKNTSSGNPMQALQGRVPGLYIEKSGTPSGEASRILIRGANTLGNNDPLYIIDGVPTKRSQVFQSLNPTAIQSIQVLKDASSASIYGARASNGVIIVTTKNGFNTDGKLNVQFNSSISAQSEKPERFKMLNAVDRGRALWQASVNDGVDPASGYGDIYSFDWNKDFKNPMLNSVSVKPFVGGDQNVPVGDTDWQKEMYKTGYVTNNDLTISGGTKSSSILVNLSYLNNSGMLRYTGYNRLTGRINGMTSKFDGRFKFGINLQMTTSRETPVATDLGGAPTPGLAVTLAPTIPVYTKTGDFAGPIGSGYSDRNNPLFMQYINRWDKINRTFLFGNVFTEIEPIRGLIFRSSLGMDNAGYSNKNIEQSFQNGFIARSLNSLTLNTNKFLSLTWTNTLRYNFGIGDHNFKLLAGIEAIRDNLDDVTSYRENFAVQTEDFFVLSAASGNASSNGTSTGSRLLSQFARIDYGFSDRYLAALTLRRDGSSRFGEQNRYGFFPAASVGWRIDKEAFMSNVKLISSLKLRAGVGRIGNQDIGDLARFGLFEPRYGTLASQVPNGHNSFFDQYWNVGTAYDLNGSNTGTLPSGFVQTQGENTALKWETTDELNVGLDFSFLNGSLAGSFDYFTRETKDILIKPPVASAVGEGQLKFVNGATKTNKGFELSLAYFGKPIGDFTYSISTNFARFRDKITVLPEEVRSAFAGNAITTIIGHSQLDLFGYRTDGIFQNQEEVTKHAQQVGAAPGRIRYRDLNGDGKIDALDQEFFGTTLPTLEYGTRIELGYKNFDFSIFGSGIAGRTGFDPYTFYNNFIRGRENVGPGVFSAWTPQNTASRIPALTLSDGNNETRTSDYFNVNTSYFKIRNVQLGYTFHKDVIGKLGLTSLRLYGMVENVFWIKSKSFLGPDPERIDVNTIPVPRTFTFGLNVSF, from the coding sequence ATGAACAAGAAAAACTACCTGTTTACACTGGTGGCTATGCTGATGACCGTGCAGTTTGCACTGGCGCAGCGCACGATTACGGGGAGTGTGTTTGATGCTAAAACGAGAGAGCCCCTGATCGGAGCCAACATCGTTATTCCCGGAACATCAACCGGCACTGTCGCAGATACGAAAGGGACATTTTCTATTTCAGTACCCAGCAGTGCCAGTTCGGTACAGGTTTCGTTCATTGGCTATGATGCGCAGGAAGTGTCCGTTAAAGGCGTGAGCGTTATCAACGTTGCCCTGGTTGCGGGTGGGCAATTAGCCGAAGTGGTCGTTTTGGGTTATACCACGGCCCGCAAAGAGGACTTGACCGGCGCGGTGGCTGTCGTTGAGGTTGCAGCGACCAAAAACACCAGCTCGGGGAATCCCATGCAGGCGCTTCAGGGTCGGGTGCCGGGTTTGTATATCGAAAAATCAGGAACGCCCTCTGGTGAGGCCAGCCGTATCCTGATTCGGGGTGCCAACACGCTGGGCAACAACGATCCGCTTTATATTATCGACGGTGTACCAACCAAGCGATCGCAGGTTTTTCAGAGCCTGAACCCAACGGCCATCCAGTCCATCCAGGTGCTGAAAGATGCATCGTCGGCCTCTATTTATGGAGCACGGGCTTCAAATGGAGTGATTATCGTGACGACAAAAAACGGCTTCAATACCGATGGCAAGCTGAATGTTCAGTTCAATAGCAGCATCTCGGCCCAGTCCGAAAAGCCGGAGCGTTTCAAGATGCTGAACGCTGTTGACCGGGGGCGGGCTTTATGGCAGGCATCCGTCAATGATGGTGTTGACCCGGCATCGGGGTACGGTGATATTTATTCATTCGACTGGAACAAGGATTTTAAAAATCCAATGCTGAACAGCGTTTCGGTGAAACCGTTTGTGGGTGGTGACCAGAATGTGCCGGTTGGCGATACCGACTGGCAGAAAGAAATGTATAAGACCGGCTATGTTACCAATAACGACCTGACTATTTCGGGCGGTACAAAAAGCTCGTCGATACTGGTTAATCTGAGTTACCTCAATAATTCCGGTATGCTGCGTTACACGGGATACAACCGGTTGACAGGCCGGATCAATGGCATGACCAGCAAATTTGACGGACGGTTCAAATTTGGCATCAACCTGCAAATGACCACATCCCGCGAGACGCCGGTCGCTACCGACCTGGGTGGTGCACCAACGCCGGGACTGGCCGTTACGCTGGCTCCAACTATTCCGGTGTATACCAAAACGGGCGATTTCGCCGGGCCAATCGGGTCGGGTTATTCGGACCGGAACAACCCGTTGTTTATGCAGTACATCAACCGTTGGGATAAAATCAACCGGACCTTTCTGTTTGGGAACGTCTTCACGGAAATCGAGCCAATTCGGGGCCTGATTTTCCGGTCGTCATTGGGAATGGACAACGCCGGATATTCCAACAAAAACATTGAACAGTCGTTCCAGAACGGCTTTATTGCCCGCTCCCTGAATAGTCTGACGCTTAATACGAACAAGTTCTTAAGCCTGACCTGGACCAATACACTGCGCTACAATTTTGGGATTGGCGATCACAATTTCAAACTGCTTGCCGGTATTGAAGCCATACGGGATAATCTGGATGACGTAACATCGTATCGGGAGAATTTTGCGGTACAGACCGAAGATTTCTTCGTGCTGAGTGCCGCTTCTGGCAACGCCAGTAGCAATGGCACATCGACTGGAAGTCGCTTGTTGTCGCAGTTTGCCCGGATCGACTACGGATTTTCGGACCGGTATCTGGCCGCGCTAACGCTGCGCCGGGATGGGTCCTCGCGCTTTGGCGAACAGAATCGATACGGCTTTTTCCCGGCGGCCTCGGTTGGCTGGCGCATCGACAAGGAAGCTTTTATGAGCAATGTGAAACTGATCAGTAGCCTGAAATTGAGGGCTGGCGTTGGTCGTATCGGGAATCAGGATATTGGCGACCTGGCCCGGTTCGGGTTGTTTGAGCCGCGTTATGGAACCCTGGCATCGCAGGTGCCCAATGGCCATAATTCATTCTTCGATCAGTACTGGAACGTCGGTACAGCCTATGACCTGAACGGCTCTAATACCGGAACACTGCCTTCCGGATTCGTGCAAACCCAGGGCGAGAATACAGCCCTTAAATGGGAGACAACCGATGAACTGAACGTAGGACTGGATTTCTCTTTCCTGAACGGCAGTCTGGCGGGTTCATTTGATTACTTCACGCGGGAAACCAAAGACATTTTGATTAAGCCACCCGTAGCGTCGGCAGTGGGTGAGGGCCAGTTGAAATTCGTGAACGGGGCCACCAAAACCAACAAAGGGTTTGAACTCTCGCTGGCATATTTCGGTAAACCCATCGGTGATTTTACGTACAGCATCTCGACCAATTTTGCCCGCTTCCGGGATAAAATAACGGTACTACCCGAAGAAGTGCGGTCTGCTTTTGCTGGCAATGCAATCACGACGATCATCGGTCATTCGCAACTCGATTTGTTCGGTTACCGGACCGACGGAATTTTCCAGAATCAGGAAGAAGTCACCAAACACGCCCAGCAGGTTGGGGCGGCTCCGGGCCGAATCCGGTATCGCGATCTCAATGGTGACGGTAAAATTGATGCGCTCGATCAGGAATTTTTCGGAACGACACTGCCCACTCTTGAATACGGTACCCGTATTGAGTTAGGCTACAAAAACTTCGATTTCTCCATCTTTGGTTCGGGCATTGCGGGCCGGACAGGTTTCGATCCTTACACGTTTTACAATAATTTCATTCGCGGACGTGAAAATGTCGGGCCGGGTGTTTTCAGTGCCTGGACTCCCCAGAACACCGCTTCGCGGATTCCGGCCCTGACCCTGTCGGATGGCAATAATGAAACCCGTACGTCGGACTATTTCAACGTAAACACGTCTTATTTCAAAATCCGGAACGTACAACTGGGCTACACATTCCACAAGGATGTGATTGGTAAACTAGGCTTAACGAGCCTTCGTCTTTATGGCATGGTAGAGAATGTGTTCTGGATAAAGAGTAAAAGCTTCCTGGGGCCAGATCCCGAGCGGATTGACGTCAATACGATTCCGGTACCTCGCACATTCACATTCGGTTTAAATGTTTCTTTCTAA
- a CDS encoding fasciclin domain-containing protein, translating into MNQSICAYFRQSTLLLLLAASPFFFSCSTETPDPGTSTTPPGSGTVTTPGTGTTTTPGTGTTTTPGTSTTATPGVSVVSSVTFIAQNDKLNFLEAAIARAGIAAELNKENITIFAPSDDAFKAAGYANEAAVTAAPAADLQRILRYHVVNSRIDQSAIPTAVNTSYQTALADNQISVYKTSASDISVNQAKIIQGDNPTTGSVVHIINQVLKPASVNLVALAKNNANLSFLSAAIDRAGASVQDALNKSTQNGYTLFAPTNDAFKAAGYADEAAIKAADQKKLADLLLYHVLNYRAFSQTFQNGADIVTAQGSSVRVNVSGGKVTVLGKGNGSTAANITQADQVASNGVVHVIDRVLLFQ; encoded by the coding sequence ATGAACCAGTCAATTTGCGCGTACTTTCGACAGAGTACGCTCCTGCTACTCTTAGCAGCAAGTCCGTTCTTTTTTAGTTGCTCAACTGAAACCCCTGATCCGGGCACCAGCACAACGCCACCCGGTTCGGGAACAGTAACGACGCCAGGTACAGGCACAACCACAACACCGGGCACGGGAACAACAACAACGCCGGGCACCAGTACAACCGCTACACCGGGCGTTAGTGTTGTCTCTTCAGTAACGTTTATCGCTCAGAACGATAAGCTGAACTTTCTGGAAGCAGCCATTGCTCGTGCGGGTATTGCTGCCGAATTAAACAAAGAAAATATCACTATTTTCGCCCCATCAGACGATGCCTTTAAGGCAGCCGGCTATGCAAATGAAGCGGCTGTTACAGCTGCACCAGCGGCCGATCTACAACGAATTTTGCGTTATCACGTTGTCAATTCCCGGATTGATCAGTCTGCCATTCCAACGGCAGTCAATACGTCCTATCAGACTGCATTGGCTGATAATCAGATTTCTGTCTATAAAACCAGTGCCAGCGATATTAGTGTTAACCAGGCTAAAATTATTCAGGGTGATAACCCAACAACGGGTAGTGTTGTCCATATAATTAACCAGGTGTTGAAACCGGCATCAGTCAATCTCGTTGCGCTGGCTAAGAATAACGCGAATCTGTCATTCCTGTCGGCTGCTATCGATCGGGCGGGTGCGAGCGTACAGGATGCATTGAATAAGAGTACGCAGAATGGGTATACCCTCTTCGCTCCAACCAACGATGCGTTTAAAGCAGCTGGTTATGCCGACGAGGCTGCGATTAAGGCAGCCGATCAGAAGAAGCTAGCGGATCTTTTGCTCTATCATGTGCTGAATTATCGCGCTTTTTCGCAAACATTCCAGAATGGGGCCGACATCGTAACGGCTCAGGGTAGTAGTGTGCGTGTGAACGTCAGCGGTGGCAAGGTAACGGTGTTAGGCAAGGGTAACGGCTCAACGGCCGCCAATATTACCCAGGCCGATCAGGTGGCATCAAACGGAGTGGTGCACGTAATTGATCGGGTGCTTTTATTCCAATAA
- a CDS encoding glycoside hydrolase family 32 protein: MRKLLIAVAVLASMVHCSYGQADTKSEHYRPQYHFSPKAHWMNDPNGMVYFKGTYHLFFQYYPDGTVWGPMHWGHTTSKDMVHWQEQPIALFPDSLGYIFSGSAVVDVNNTSGFGKNGQTPLVAIFTHHNPKLEKQKPDQVESQSLAYSLDEGKTWTKYAGNPVLPNPGITDFRDPKVRWYEAQKKWILTLATKDRITFFSSPDLKSWKKESDFGSDAGAHGGVWECPDLVPLNHNGKTVWVLIVNINPGGPNGGSAGQYFVGDFDGSTFKPYSKETKWMDFGADNYAGVTFANTGERTILMGWMSNWQYADKVPTINWRSATTVPRELGLKEVNKELFLTSKPVKELDVLNDQGFALKNLTVNDQYDLTTKAKNDTGLFRLDLATQATNDFSIVLANEQGNELVIGYDKGTNNYYIDRTHSGKTDFEKGFGKRHTAPRLSTANKISLTLLADAASVELFADDGLTVMTDIFFPEKNMTKLLIKSAKGISISNLTYSKLNSAIPSGL, translated from the coding sequence ATGCGAAAACTACTAATAGCCGTTGCCGTTCTGGCCTCTATGGTACACTGCTCCTACGGCCAGGCGGATACGAAATCGGAACACTACCGGCCTCAATACCATTTTTCGCCCAAAGCCCACTGGATGAATGACCCAAATGGTATGGTTTATTTCAAAGGAACCTATCATCTGTTTTTTCAATATTACCCCGATGGTACTGTCTGGGGCCCGATGCACTGGGGACATACAACCAGTAAGGATATGGTGCATTGGCAGGAACAACCCATTGCGCTTTTTCCGGATAGTCTGGGCTATATTTTTTCGGGAAGCGCGGTTGTGGATGTCAACAACACCAGCGGTTTTGGCAAGAATGGTCAGACGCCATTGGTCGCTATTTTTACGCATCATAATCCCAAATTAGAGAAACAGAAGCCGGACCAGGTCGAATCGCAGAGCCTGGCATACAGCCTCGACGAAGGTAAAACATGGACCAAGTATGCTGGAAACCCTGTGTTGCCCAACCCTGGAATTACAGATTTCCGGGACCCGAAAGTGCGCTGGTATGAGGCTCAGAAAAAATGGATCTTGACCCTGGCAACCAAAGACCGCATTACGTTCTTTTCGTCGCCTGATCTTAAGTCCTGGAAAAAGGAAAGTGATTTCGGTAGCGATGCGGGCGCACACGGCGGTGTTTGGGAGTGCCCGGATCTGGTGCCGCTGAACCATAACGGAAAGACCGTCTGGGTGTTGATCGTGAACATCAATCCCGGTGGTCCAAATGGTGGCTCGGCTGGTCAGTATTTTGTAGGTGATTTTGATGGCTCAACGTTCAAACCCTATTCCAAAGAAACCAAATGGATGGATTTTGGGGCCGACAACTATGCTGGTGTAACGTTCGCCAACACAGGGGAGCGGACTATCCTGATGGGATGGATGAGTAACTGGCAGTATGCCGACAAGGTGCCCACCATCAACTGGCGTAGTGCGACTACCGTGCCACGGGAGCTTGGGCTGAAGGAAGTCAATAAAGAACTCTTCCTTACCTCAAAACCGGTAAAAGAACTGGACGTGCTGAATGATCAGGGCTTTGCGTTGAAAAACCTGACGGTGAACGATCAGTATGATTTAACGACAAAGGCTAAAAACGATACGGGCCTATTCAGGCTTGACCTGGCTACGCAGGCCACGAATGACTTTTCTATTGTGCTGGCTAACGAACAGGGCAACGAATTGGTAATTGGCTACGATAAAGGGACTAACAATTACTACATTGACCGGACGCATTCGGGTAAAACAGACTTTGAGAAAGGGTTTGGGAAACGGCATACTGCGCCCCGTTTGTCGACGGCTAACAAAATCTCGCTTACTCTCCTTGCCGATGCCGCGTCAGTAGAATTGTTTGCCGATGATGGCCTTACCGTTATGACGGACATATTTTTCCCGGAAAAGAATATGACCAAACTCCTTATCAAGTCAGCGAAAGGCATTTCAATCAGTAATTTAACCTATTCGAAACTGAATTCGGCGATACCGTCGGGCCTCTAA
- a CDS encoding carbohydrate kinase family protein: protein MTPTITCFGEILWDVLPTSKQPGGAPMNVAADLRNFGLIAQLISRVGSDELGRELLDFLAEKAIPLDLVQVGQTHLTGVAKANISDCNEVTYKIVQPVAWDYIQLVPGLLKTVQQSDLFVYGSLAARSPQTHETLLALLAVAPRKVFDVNLRAPHYDRASVEELLHLAHIAKLNEHELIELSGWYGEENDLHGAMHQLRDRYQLETLCVTLGENGAVLLNETGLYSQTGFSVDVADTIGSGDAFLAAFLYKTLQGESPKKTLEFACATGAYVATQQGATPVFSEETIVTAILCSAEA from the coding sequence ATGACACCAACCATCACCTGTTTTGGCGAAATTCTCTGGGACGTTCTACCGACGAGTAAGCAACCCGGCGGAGCGCCCATGAATGTAGCCGCTGATCTACGCAATTTCGGATTGATTGCCCAACTCATCAGCCGTGTCGGCAGCGACGAACTGGGTCGCGAACTACTTGACTTTCTGGCGGAGAAGGCTATTCCACTCGATCTGGTTCAGGTAGGGCAAACACACCTGACGGGTGTTGCCAAAGCCAACATTTCTGATTGCAATGAGGTAACCTATAAAATTGTACAGCCTGTTGCCTGGGACTACATTCAGTTGGTGCCTGGACTCCTCAAAACGGTTCAGCAGAGCGACCTGTTCGTATACGGGAGCCTGGCTGCCCGTAGTCCACAAACCCACGAAACCCTGCTGGCGCTGCTGGCAGTGGCACCCCGAAAAGTATTCGATGTAAATCTGAGGGCTCCGCATTATGATCGGGCTTCGGTAGAAGAACTGCTTCATCTGGCACACATTGCCAAGCTGAACGAGCATGAACTGATTGAACTTTCGGGCTGGTATGGTGAGGAAAACGATCTGCACGGAGCCATGCATCAACTTCGTGATCGGTATCAACTCGAAACACTGTGTGTAACCCTGGGTGAGAACGGAGCCGTGTTACTGAACGAAACAGGTCTGTATAGTCAGACCGGTTTTTCGGTCGATGTAGCCGACACCATCGGGAGTGGCGATGCGTTTCTGGCTGCTTTCCTCTACAAAACCCTACAGGGCGAATCACCCAAGAAAACACTGGAGTTTGCCTGTGCAACGGGTGCTTATGTGGCTACGCAACAGGGGGCTACGCCCGTTTTTTCGGAAGAAACTATTGTCACCGCCATACTGTGTTCTGCTGAAGCCTAG
- a CDS encoding RagB/SusD family nutrient uptake outer membrane protein, which translates to MKNKILLSSILITAGSLFTSCTDFLEYQPQGTLSSDNVKSAENADALVTAAYASIGNGEMIGPIASMWAYGSVRSDDAYKGGGGVSDVQDVNFYEQYNLTQPQQGDGFMHPYTWENYYKAISRANVAIRSISNLSETSFPLKKTRLGELRFLRGHAHFMLKMLFKYVPYVDETLSNDQILAISNRAMTNDQLWDKIGTDFQFAVDNLPNTQTQVGRASKLSAAAYLAKLRLYQAYEQDDNNKVVSINKTKLQEVVKLTELVISSGKYNLQPDFAENFLPEYDNGVESVFAVQYSINDGTTVGRLNFETGLNYPHGAPQYGCCGFHQPSQNLANAFGTDANGLPKFDTFNDGIIDFKTATVDPRVDHTIGIDGHPYKYNAALPFSNSWVRDPGVYGFFQSMKEQQLATSSSYKKQGPFMGTSKNIDIIRYADVLLWQAEAYIELGQQASALPLINKIRARAATSTGRTKKADGTDPSKYLIKPYDATNWTQAYARKALQWERRLEFAAESPRFFDLVRWGIAAETLNAYLDKEKTRRGFLSGAKFTAGRDEYLPIPQREINFTKGLYKQNTGF; encoded by the coding sequence ATGAAAAATAAAATTCTTCTATCGTCAATCCTGATTACGGCAGGGAGCTTGTTTACTTCGTGTACTGATTTCCTGGAATACCAGCCTCAGGGAACCCTATCGTCCGATAACGTAAAGAGTGCCGAAAATGCTGATGCCCTCGTAACGGCAGCTTATGCCTCGATTGGAAATGGAGAAATGATCGGTCCTATTGCCAGTATGTGGGCCTATGGTAGCGTCCGGTCAGACGATGCCTACAAAGGGGGCGGTGGCGTGTCCGATGTTCAGGATGTTAACTTTTATGAACAGTATAACCTGACACAGCCGCAACAGGGCGATGGATTCATGCATCCCTACACCTGGGAGAACTATTACAAAGCCATTTCACGGGCCAACGTAGCCATCCGTTCGATCAGTAACCTGAGCGAAACCAGTTTTCCGCTGAAGAAAACCCGGCTGGGCGAATTGCGCTTTCTGCGGGGACACGCTCATTTCATGTTGAAAATGTTGTTCAAGTATGTCCCATACGTTGACGAAACGCTATCGAATGATCAGATTCTGGCCATCTCGAACCGGGCTATGACCAATGATCAGCTGTGGGATAAAATAGGAACGGATTTTCAGTTCGCGGTCGATAATTTACCCAATACGCAGACCCAGGTGGGCCGGGCCAGCAAGCTATCTGCGGCTGCATATCTAGCCAAACTGCGATTGTATCAGGCTTATGAGCAGGATGACAACAACAAGGTTGTTTCGATCAATAAAACCAAATTACAGGAGGTCGTTAAACTGACTGAGCTGGTGATCAGTTCGGGTAAGTATAACCTGCAACCCGATTTCGCCGAAAACTTCCTGCCCGAATACGACAATGGTGTGGAGTCTGTCTTTGCCGTACAGTATTCGATCAATGATGGAACGACGGTAGGGCGGCTCAACTTCGAAACGGGGCTCAACTACCCACACGGTGCTCCGCAGTATGGCTGCTGTGGCTTCCACCAGCCAAGTCAGAACCTGGCCAACGCTTTCGGAACAGACGCGAATGGACTGCCGAAATTCGATACGTTCAATGACGGGATCATTGACTTCAAAACGGCGACGGTCGATCCGCGCGTCGATCACACGATTGGCATCGACGGGCATCCATACAAATACAATGCGGCTCTGCCATTCAGCAATAGCTGGGTGCGTGATCCGGGCGTGTATGGGTTCTTCCAGAGCATGAAGGAACAGCAACTGGCAACCAGTTCGTCGTATAAGAAACAAGGCCCATTCATGGGTACATCGAAGAATATAGACATCATTCGCTATGCCGATGTACTATTGTGGCAGGCAGAAGCGTATATCGAACTGGGGCAGCAGGCATCGGCGCTACCGCTTATCAATAAAATTCGGGCCAGAGCAGCTACCAGTACCGGTCGCACAAAAAAAGCAGATGGAACCGACCCCTCGAAGTATCTGATCAAACCTTACGATGCCACAAACTGGACGCAGGCTTATGCGCGTAAAGCATTGCAATGGGAACGGCGACTGGAGTTTGCGGCCGAAAGCCCTCGCTTCTTCGACCTCGTACGCTGGGGAATTGCCGCCGAAACGCTGAACGCCTATCTCGACAAAGAGAAAACGAGAAGAGGTTTCCTGAGTGGGGCGAAGTTTACGGCTGGTCGGGACGAATATTTGCCGATACCACAGCGGGAGATCAATTTTACGAAAGGACTTTACAAACAAAACACAGGGTTTTAA
- a CDS encoding sugar porter family MFS transporter — protein MSQKQRIFFWSITAALGGFLFGFDTAVISGVEQSLQSLWGLSVWEHGLTVSIALIGTVLGSMLGGIPTQQVGRKKTLFWIAVLYLAASVGTALAVDWSVFLIFRFLGGLGVGASSVAAPMYITEISPAKSRGRLVALFQFNVVLGILIAYLSNFLLQGIAGDSWRWMLGVQAIPSLIFLIAVLNIPESPRWLLLQRGNVAEAREVLNMIDPATAESTLWALQQHAVDHPKTARLFTKQYSTPVMLAVLFAVFNQVSGINAIIYYAPRIFEMTGLGKSSALLSSAGIGLVNLVFTMISMNLIDRFGRRTLMKIGSVGLILSLALVARAFYVHDFSGMTVPLLLFGYIAFFGFSQGAVIWVFISEIFPNEVRASGQALGSFTHWLMAAIITFSFPYLSERFGGGNTFLFFTIMMVLQLLFVLRLMPETKGTSLEQIEKTFVVH, from the coding sequence ATGAGTCAAAAACAACGTATCTTCTTCTGGTCAATCACAGCGGCACTGGGAGGTTTTTTATTCGGATTCGACACGGCAGTCATATCCGGTGTCGAGCAGTCGCTCCAATCCTTGTGGGGACTTAGCGTGTGGGAGCACGGTCTTACGGTTTCTATAGCCCTTATTGGAACCGTGCTTGGCTCGATGTTAGGAGGAATTCCCACGCAGCAGGTAGGCCGTAAGAAAACCCTGTTCTGGATCGCTGTCTTATACCTGGCCGCATCTGTCGGTACGGCCTTAGCCGTCGACTGGTCCGTTTTTCTGATCTTCCGGTTTCTGGGCGGGCTTGGTGTAGGAGCCTCGTCGGTGGCGGCACCAATGTATATCACCGAAATTTCACCCGCTAAATCGCGTGGTCGGCTAGTTGCGTTGTTTCAGTTTAATGTCGTACTGGGTATCCTGATTGCTTACCTATCTAATTTTCTTTTGCAGGGAATCGCTGGTGATTCGTGGCGCTGGATGTTGGGTGTTCAGGCTATTCCTTCGCTGATTTTTCTGATTGCCGTGCTCAATATCCCCGAAAGTCCACGCTGGTTGCTGCTGCAACGAGGTAATGTAGCCGAAGCCCGCGAGGTGCTGAACATGATCGATCCTGCCACAGCCGAGAGTACCTTATGGGCCTTGCAGCAGCACGCTGTCGATCATCCAAAAACGGCTCGGCTGTTCACAAAACAATATAGCACACCGGTCATGCTGGCCGTACTGTTTGCTGTCTTCAACCAGGTATCGGGCATCAATGCCATTATTTATTACGCCCCCCGGATCTTCGAAATGACGGGCCTGGGAAAAAGCTCAGCCTTACTGTCGTCGGCAGGCATCGGTTTAGTGAACCTGGTCTTTACGATGATTTCAATGAACCTCATCGACCGTTTTGGGCGCCGAACGCTGATGAAAATAGGGTCGGTAGGCCTGATTCTATCACTTGCACTCGTAGCACGTGCCTTTTATGTGCACGATTTCAGCGGAATGACAGTACCGCTGCTGCTATTTGGCTACATCGCCTTCTTTGGTTTTTCGCAGGGAGCGGTTATCTGGGTATTTATTTCCGAGATTTTTCCGAACGAAGTACGCGCCAGTGGTCAGGCGCTGGGCAGCTTTACGCACTGGCTGATGGCCGCCATCATCACCTTCTCATTTCCGTATCTGTCTGAGCGTTTCGGTGGAGGAAATACCTTCCTCTTTTTCACCATCATGATGGTGCTGCAACTGCTGTTTGTGCTACGGCTCATGCCTGAAACCAAAGGCACCAGTCTGGAGCAAATCGAAAAAACATTCGTCGTTCATTAA